Proteins found in one Microcella daejeonensis genomic segment:
- a CDS encoding NADP-dependent oxidoreductase, with amino-acid sequence MSAAAVAPERAAAIVYEAFGGPEVLQVVEREVGRPAPEQVRVRLRAAGLNPVDYKIRRGASRYSFPLPITAGREFAGVIDAVGEAVEDFAIGDRVFGSIPQGAFSELVLVCADVIARVPDGVPLPVAGGLALAGQTAWDALDSQHLRSGDSILVSAAAGGVGGILCQLAVARGIEVIGTAGEGNHDWLRSIGVEPVLYGEGLLERLRALREHPVTAVFDLHGPDTIRAALEWGVPAERINTNATDPTPFGIRAVGRGAVRPSTLDALAGLVADGILRIPIAAEFPLAEARAAFERLETGHVRGKVVLTAGR; translated from the coding sequence ATGAGCGCCGCTGCCGTCGCGCCCGAGCGCGCCGCCGCCATCGTCTACGAGGCCTTCGGCGGGCCCGAGGTGCTGCAGGTCGTCGAGCGCGAGGTGGGCCGACCCGCCCCCGAGCAGGTGCGCGTGCGCCTGCGCGCCGCCGGGCTCAACCCCGTCGACTACAAGATCCGCCGCGGCGCCTCGCGGTACTCCTTCCCGCTGCCGATCACGGCCGGTCGCGAGTTCGCGGGGGTGATCGACGCCGTCGGCGAGGCCGTCGAGGATTTCGCCATCGGCGACCGCGTCTTCGGCTCCATCCCGCAGGGCGCCTTCAGCGAGCTCGTGCTCGTCTGCGCCGACGTCATCGCCCGCGTGCCCGACGGCGTGCCGCTGCCGGTCGCGGGCGGACTCGCGCTCGCCGGCCAGACGGCGTGGGATGCCCTGGACTCGCAGCACCTGCGCTCCGGCGACAGCATCCTCGTCAGCGCCGCCGCAGGCGGGGTGGGCGGCATCCTCTGCCAGCTCGCCGTCGCGCGCGGTATCGAGGTGATCGGTACGGCGGGGGAGGGCAACCACGACTGGCTGCGCTCGATCGGCGTCGAGCCCGTGCTGTACGGCGAGGGACTGCTCGAGCGCCTGCGGGCGCTGCGCGAGCATCCCGTCACCGCCGTCTTCGACCTGCACGGCCCCGACACCATCCGCGCGGCGCTCGAGTGGGGCGTGCCCGCCGAGCGCATCAACACCAACGCGACCGATCCGACCCCGTTCGGAATCCGCGCGGTCGGGCGCGGCGCGGTCAGGCCGTCGACGCTGGATGCCCTGGCCGGCCTCGTCGCCGACGGCATCCTGCGCATCCCGATCGCCGCGGAGTTCCCGCTCGCCGAGGCCCGCGCGGCCTTCGAGCGCCTCGAGACCGGGCACGTGCGCGGCAAGGTCGTGCTGACCGCCGGGCGCTAG
- a CDS encoding pyridoxamine 5'-phosphate oxidase family protein, translating to MASTQDAHRADPRTGALDAVECWRLLRGAGRGRIAVAAGGSIDIVPVDFTVDGAALAFPTAPGAAPLQLALDDRIALETDGDDALGHWSVVAVGRATPLERRSDIERVERLPLAPWPPALPRRWMRIAVDQVRGRRAPGVAGTAPAAEG from the coding sequence ATGGCGAGCACCCAGGATGCGCACCGCGCCGACCCCCGCACGGGCGCGCTCGACGCGGTCGAGTGCTGGCGGCTGCTGCGCGGCGCCGGACGCGGGCGCATCGCCGTCGCCGCGGGCGGCAGCATCGACATCGTCCCCGTCGACTTCACCGTCGACGGCGCGGCGCTCGCGTTCCCGACCGCGCCGGGCGCCGCACCCCTGCAGCTCGCCCTCGACGACCGCATCGCGCTCGAGACCGACGGCGATGACGCCCTCGGGCACTGGAGCGTCGTCGCCGTCGGCCGTGCGACCCCGCTCGAGCGCCGCAGCGACATCGAGCGGGTGGAACGGCTCCCCCTCGCCCCGTGGCCCCCCGCGCTGCCGCGCCGCTGGATGCGCATCGCGGTCGACCAGGTGCGCGGGCGGCGCGCGCCCGGCGTCGCCGGAACGGCACCCGCTGCTGAGGGCTAG
- a CDS encoding HdeD family acid-resistance protein, whose protein sequence is MTDAPSAPTRTARPALLLSGLAAVALGLAALVWPERSLLVIGVLFGVFLILTGALRLVTALRTPLPGVLRGFVAVLGALVLAAGVLTLVNPFDGLEVLAYVIGIAWIADGVAGLFGGMPDADLVPRGLAVASCAVSILGGIAILLLPGIAIAGFLLLGAILLLLSGVLLVLVWVLMRRRARA, encoded by the coding sequence ATGACCGACGCTCCCTCCGCCCCCACCCGCACCGCGCGACCGGCCCTGCTCCTCAGCGGCCTCGCCGCCGTCGCCCTCGGTCTCGCCGCGCTCGTCTGGCCGGAGCGCTCGCTGCTCGTCATCGGCGTGCTGTTCGGCGTCTTCCTCATCCTGACCGGCGCGCTGCGGCTCGTCACCGCTCTGCGCACCCCGCTGCCGGGGGTGCTGCGCGGCTTCGTCGCCGTGCTCGGCGCCCTCGTGCTCGCCGCGGGCGTGCTCACGCTCGTGAACCCCTTCGACGGGCTCGAGGTGCTCGCCTACGTGATCGGCATCGCCTGGATCGCCGACGGCGTCGCGGGACTCTTCGGGGGGATGCCCGATGCCGACCTCGTGCCCCGCGGCCTGGCCGTGGCGAGCTGCGCCGTGTCGATCCTCGGCGGCATCGCCATCCTGCTGCTGCCCGGCATCGCGATCGCCGGCTTCCTGCTGCTCGGTGCGATCCTGCTGCTGCTCAGCGGCGTGCTGCTCGTGCTCGTCTGGGTGCTGATGCGTCGGAGGGCGCGCGCCTGA
- a CDS encoding anti-sigma factor domain-containing protein, whose amino-acid sequence MEHCDPETLALIAIGEAPASDARQTSHLSACAECRSELDALRQTVSVARSTVGEGALSAPSGAVWSAIHRELGLAPGIRPPVEAAAVAAAPSSRGDTGDDSRAIAPVASLDEARRRRRPIRSVVVPVAASAAAAALVAGGILWWGAAAPVDPAVTVASASLDALPAWTGATGSALVLERDDERVVTISVDAPAGAGLREVWLLTPEVDGLISLGYLEGSSDEFVIPAGVDLADYPIVDISEEPLDGDPAHSGDSVVRGTLDV is encoded by the coding sequence ATGGAGCACTGTGATCCCGAGACCCTCGCGCTCATCGCGATCGGCGAGGCGCCCGCATCCGACGCGCGGCAGACCTCGCACCTCTCGGCCTGCGCCGAGTGCCGCAGCGAGCTCGACGCCCTGCGCCAGACCGTCTCCGTGGCGCGCTCCACCGTCGGCGAGGGCGCGCTGAGCGCCCCCAGTGGCGCGGTGTGGTCGGCGATCCACCGTGAGCTGGGGCTCGCCCCGGGCATCCGACCGCCCGTCGAGGCTGCCGCCGTGGCCGCCGCCCCGTCATCGCGCGGCGACACCGGCGATGACTCCCGCGCGATCGCGCCCGTCGCCTCCCTCGACGAGGCCCGCCGCCGTCGTCGCCCGATCCGCTCGGTCGTCGTCCCCGTTGCCGCCTCCGCGGCCGCCGCCGCGCTCGTCGCGGGCGGAATCCTCTGGTGGGGCGCCGCTGCGCCGGTCGATCCCGCCGTCACGGTCGCCTCGGCCTCGCTCGACGCCCTGCCCGCCTGGACGGGTGCCACGGGCTCCGCCCTCGTGCTCGAGCGCGATGACGAGCGCGTCGTCACCATCTCGGTGGATGCCCCCGCCGGCGCGGGCCTGCGCGAGGTCTGGCTGCTCACCCCCGAGGTCGACGGACTCATCAGCCTCGGGTACCTGGAGGGCTCCTCGGACGAGTTCGTCATCCCCGCGGGGGTGGATCTCGCCGACTACCCGATCGTCGACATCAGCGAGGAGCCGCTCGACGGCGACCCCGCGCACTCGGGCGACTCGGTCGTGCGCGGCACGCTCGACGTCTGA
- a CDS encoding RNA polymerase sigma factor, translated as MTSVIDDDATRVAQRFVAGDERALAEIYGRWSSLVYSLALRSLGDVTDAEDATQRVFVSAWQSRHRYDAERASLSAWLVGITRNVTADAHAARARDRAIMQNSAIHAADEAVPGHESVLAERLVIADEMAKLDAVPRQVVQLAFFDDLTHTQIAERLDMPVGTVKSHIRRSLTRLRERLEVNHGAL; from the coding sequence GTGACCTCAGTGATCGACGACGACGCGACTCGTGTCGCCCAGCGATTCGTCGCCGGCGACGAGCGGGCGCTCGCCGAGATCTACGGCCGATGGTCGTCGCTCGTCTACTCCCTCGCCCTGCGGTCGCTCGGCGACGTCACCGATGCGGAGGATGCGACGCAGCGGGTCTTCGTCTCGGCGTGGCAGAGCCGGCACCGGTACGACGCCGAGCGGGCATCCCTCTCGGCCTGGCTCGTCGGCATCACCCGCAACGTCACCGCCGACGCTCACGCCGCTCGGGCCCGCGACCGGGCCATCATGCAGAACTCCGCGATTCACGCGGCCGACGAGGCCGTGCCCGGGCACGAGTCCGTGCTCGCGGAGCGGCTCGTCATCGCCGACGAGATGGCCAAGCTCGATGCCGTGCCCCGGCAGGTGGTGCAGCTGGCCTTCTTCGACGACCTGACCCACACGCAGATCGCCGAGCGGCTCGACATGCCGGTCGGCACCGTCAAGTCCCATATCCGCCGCAGCTTGACGCGGCTCCGCGAACGACTGGAGGTGAACCATGGAGCACTGTGA
- a CDS encoding class F sortase, protein MTRRRIPAQLALATAGVLLLASCSAPPAPPAAAPSTPPPAAPAEPFPIEAQTGPGDPAQQQTVATVAPGRLSVPSLGIEVPVSPEGVEPDGYMSIPEDIDVAGWYEFGAGPASESGSTVIAAHVDDPVQGIGPFARLREAQVGAEATVVDAAGTTHVYRVTSVERIVKSEVPLDRVFTQAGAPHLVLITCGGAFDRAARSYTDNYIVTAEKIA, encoded by the coding sequence ATGACGAGGAGGAGGATTCCCGCTCAGCTCGCCCTGGCGACGGCAGGAGTCCTCCTCCTCGCGTCGTGCTCGGCGCCGCCCGCCCCTCCGGCGGCGGCGCCGAGCACGCCCCCGCCCGCCGCCCCGGCCGAGCCCTTCCCGATCGAGGCGCAGACCGGGCCGGGAGATCCCGCCCAGCAGCAGACGGTCGCGACCGTCGCCCCCGGTCGGCTGAGCGTCCCCTCGCTCGGCATCGAGGTGCCGGTGTCGCCCGAGGGCGTCGAGCCCGACGGGTACATGTCCATCCCCGAGGACATCGACGTCGCCGGCTGGTACGAGTTCGGCGCCGGTCCCGCGAGCGAGTCCGGCTCCACGGTGATCGCCGCGCACGTCGACGACCCCGTGCAGGGCATCGGCCCCTTCGCCCGTCTGCGCGAGGCGCAGGTGGGGGCGGAGGCCACGGTGGTGGACGCGGCCGGCACGACGCACGTGTACCGCGTGACGAGCGTCGAGCGCATCGTGAAGTCGGAGGTGCCGCTGGATCGGGTCTTCACGCAGGCCGGGGCGCCGCACCTGGTGCTCATCACCTGCGGAGGGGCCTTCGACCGGGCCGCCCGCAGCTACACCGACAACTACATCGTGACGGCGGAGAAGATCGCATGA
- a CDS encoding DUF4397 domain-containing protein: MRNRILAGVGVAALATVGVAAPATAATAGTADLYVVHGFAAEAGTFPVDIYANGEPVAGLQDIDFGTVTAEPLALPAGDYNIDVFPADAADGTGTPALEIDAALVAGGSYTVVAHATEAGDPDITAFENDISAIAAGEARLTVRHTAAAPAVDVLANGTAVEAFAGVTNPNAGDIDLPAGEIQAAVAAAGSTDPLIGPAALPLAAGTNTLVHAIGSLDGDTLEFAVITIDGLGAAPEGVPAGSAGLVAEGGNAGIIGAAVALMLAALAAVGIVVRRQTASAKR; the protein is encoded by the coding sequence ATGCGCAACCGTATTCTCGCGGGGGTCGGCGTCGCCGCTCTCGCCACCGTGGGCGTCGCCGCCCCGGCGACCGCCGCCACCGCCGGCACCGCCGACCTGTACGTCGTCCACGGCTTCGCCGCCGAGGCCGGCACGTTCCCTGTCGACATCTACGCCAACGGCGAGCCCGTCGCCGGCCTTCAGGACATCGACTTCGGAACCGTCACCGCCGAGCCCCTCGCGCTCCCGGCCGGCGACTACAACATCGACGTCTTCCCCGCCGACGCCGCTGACGGCACCGGAACGCCCGCCCTGGAGATCGACGCCGCGCTCGTCGCCGGCGGCAGCTACACGGTCGTCGCGCACGCGACCGAGGCCGGCGACCCCGACATCACCGCGTTCGAGAACGACATCAGCGCGATCGCCGCCGGCGAGGCCCGCCTCACGGTGCGTCACACCGCCGCGGCGCCCGCCGTCGACGTGCTCGCCAACGGCACCGCCGTCGAGGCGTTCGCCGGCGTCACCAACCCGAACGCGGGCGACATCGACCTGCCCGCCGGTGAGATCCAGGCCGCCGTCGCCGCGGCAGGCTCCACCGACCCGCTGATCGGCCCGGCCGCCCTGCCGCTCGCCGCCGGTACCAACACGCTGGTCCACGCGATCGGCAGCCTCGACGGCGACACCCTCGAGTTCGCCGTGATCACCATCGACGGCCTCGGTGCCGCTCCTGAGGGCGTTCCCGCCGGTTCCGCCGGTCTCGTCGCCGAGGGCGGCAACGCCGGCATCATCGGTGCGGCCGTCGCCCTGATGCTCGCCGCGCTCGCCGCGGTCGGCATCGTGGTCCGTCGCCAGACCGCTTCCGCGAAGCGCTGA
- a CDS encoding zinc ribbon domain-containing protein → MATCTRCHAGMRVGARFCTRCGAPAVAEAPAVAEVPAVAEAPAETETQVPAVAEAPAPDPSRLVIGPPPVGDRPRAEDAIPSASGAEESTGAVLTIAPAVPPMPKGRRWAAPAARSHAATAAFATGLAPLLVSLVGNVVAADLTEQAAAQSAAGVTSGAWTPVFVALALVFVINAALLTVCAIAAGRGLRETANGITRGRGLAVAGLVIGAMNLVLWLIGLIVTLTTLTAALG, encoded by the coding sequence ATGGCGACCTGCACCCGCTGCCATGCCGGGATGCGCGTCGGCGCGCGGTTCTGCACCCGGTGCGGGGCGCCCGCCGTCGCGGAGGCGCCCGCCGTCGCAGAGGTCCCCGCGGTCGCGGAGGCGCCCGCCGAGACCGAGACCCAGGTCCCCGCCGTCGCGGAGGCGCCCGCTCCCGATCCCTCCCGCCTGGTGATCGGACCACCGCCGGTCGGCGACAGGCCCCGCGCCGAGGACGCGATCCCCTCCGCCTCCGGCGCGGAGGAGTCGACGGGGGCCGTGCTCACCATCGCCCCCGCGGTGCCGCCGATGCCCAAGGGTCGCCGCTGGGCGGCGCCCGCGGCGCGCAGCCATGCCGCCACCGCGGCCTTCGCCACGGGACTCGCTCCGCTGCTGGTCTCCCTCGTCGGCAACGTGGTCGCCGCCGACCTGACCGAGCAGGCGGCCGCCCAGTCCGCGGCGGGGGTCACGAGCGGAGCATGGACGCCGGTGTTCGTCGCGCTCGCCCTCGTCTTCGTCATCAACGCCGCGCTGCTCACCGTGTGCGCGATCGCCGCCGGCCGCGGCCTGCGCGAGACGGCGAACGGCATCACCCGCGGTCGCGGCCTCGCGGTCGCGGGGCTCGTGATCGGCGCGATGAACCTCGTGCTGTGGCTCATCGGCCTTATCGTCACGCTGACGACGCTCACCGCCGCGCTCGGCTGA